The following proteins come from a genomic window of Labilithrix sp.:
- a CDS encoding helix-turn-helix transcriptional regulator, with amino-acid sequence MIAGDRRASRIVEAAYRWAPTDEAWLSGIADAASALDVGGGVAAYIVALRGKPCLTARAVSGAAASDVDAIAALTSSFSPRLARAIYEPTEFAGNAAHRLERLVAAFGTTRTEVEDRAGCALPAMWALIGGDPRRRAVNVAVFGAGRVTATDPYPKRRIARRLGLVAAHLGAALRLRDTLAPPATTTRRRAAAPPAESALRASGRVAVPPAAGDAATEAVLTPSGRVVHAVGAAVSHRRELAAAVQRMERARLRRTSDAEALELWRALVAGRWSIVEIDERDGKRLLLARKNTIDGHELATLDDLERDVVWLVAMGHSLKYVAYELGISVQTVTRRLGHALRALGVASRRDLVRFFAGQRA; translated from the coding sequence ATGATCGCCGGTGACCGTCGCGCGTCGCGGATCGTCGAGGCGGCCTACCGCTGGGCGCCGACCGACGAGGCGTGGCTCTCGGGCATCGCGGACGCCGCGTCCGCGCTCGACGTCGGCGGCGGCGTGGCCGCGTACATCGTCGCGCTGCGCGGCAAGCCGTGCCTGACCGCGCGCGCGGTGAGCGGCGCCGCCGCGTCCGACGTCGACGCGATCGCGGCGCTGACGTCGTCGTTCTCTCCGCGCCTCGCGCGCGCGATCTACGAGCCGACCGAGTTCGCGGGCAACGCGGCGCACCGGCTCGAGCGCCTCGTGGCCGCGTTCGGCACGACGCGCACGGAGGTGGAGGACCGCGCCGGCTGCGCGTTGCCGGCGATGTGGGCGCTCATCGGCGGCGACCCGCGGCGGCGCGCGGTGAACGTCGCCGTCTTCGGCGCCGGCCGCGTCACGGCGACCGACCCATACCCGAAGCGCCGCATCGCCCGCCGCCTCGGCCTCGTCGCCGCCCACCTCGGCGCCGCCCTCCGCCTTCGCGACACCCTCGCACCCCCCGCCACCACGACGCGCCGCCGCGCCGCCGCGCCGCCGGCCGAGTCGGCGCTCCGCGCGAGCGGCCGCGTCGCCGTGCCGCCGGCCGCGGGCGACGCTGCGACGGAGGCGGTGCTTACGCCGAGCGGGCGCGTCGTTCATGCGGTGGGGGCGGCGGTGTCGCATCGTCGCGAGCTCGCTGCCGCGGTGCAGCGGATGGAGCGCGCGAGGTTGCGTCGCACGTCGGACGCGGAGGCGCTCGAGCTCTGGCGCGCCCTCGTCGCCGGTCGATGGTCGATCGTGGAGATCGACGAGCGCGACGGGAAGCGCCTCCTCCTCGCGCGCAAGAACACCATCGACGGCCACGAGCTGGCGACGCTGGACGACCTCGAACGCGACGTGGTCTGGCTCGTCGCGATGGGCCACTCGCTCAAGTACGTCGCCTACGAGCTCGGCATCTCCGTCCAGACGGTGACCCGCCGCCTCGGCCACGCCCTCCGCGCCCTCGGCGTCGCCAGCCGCCGCGACCTCGTGCGCTTCTTCGCCGGCCAGCGCGCGTGA
- a CDS encoding ABC transporter substrate-binding protein: MRRALFAALALGTFACSAVLGVDDFSIRPPPADVPDSGLDVADTSTIPDSVAPITETGVPGECKVNADCMGRGEFWVCRKSDQACVSLQSQDCSKIVGSYKDDNAIIIGSVLPTTGDDLTSGVPIENAIALAIQDFSGNGHLPPRPGTTARRPLVLVGCTDASDDDVAVRAAKHLAEGLEVPAIIGAAFSGITIKVATDVTIPAGTLLISPSATSVAITGLQDDGLVWRTSPSDVIQAQADVKFFPWLEQQVLAGATRDIKVAIANKGDPYGRGLAESVSESLVFNGKAALAQIGSPRNFAMFDYGDATPKYTEAVTGIATMRPDVVFLFGTTETLTELMKGIEKEWPTGVDAPPRPRYILADGSLVSEATAIANGNPDTPDYSNGNLRRRIVGTIPGTSNTNFLKFQTLYNAKVTDGTSPSTGGAANAYDALYNIAFSIVAAGDKPITGKVIAEGFAKQVMKGAGNLDVGFTNINTAFQKLSAGQGFDFNGASGPLDYDLETGEAPSDIQFWCLPEENGIAGGGRASPLFYNAQTEQMQGTYEAMTQFCNF, translated from the coding sequence ATGCGCCGCGCCCTCTTCGCCGCCCTCGCGCTCGGGACGTTCGCGTGCAGCGCCGTCCTCGGCGTCGACGACTTCTCGATCCGACCGCCGCCCGCGGACGTGCCCGACTCCGGCCTCGACGTCGCCGACACGAGCACGATCCCGGACAGCGTCGCGCCGATCACGGAGACGGGCGTCCCGGGCGAGTGCAAGGTCAATGCAGACTGCATGGGACGCGGCGAGTTCTGGGTCTGCCGCAAGAGCGATCAGGCCTGCGTCTCGCTCCAATCGCAGGACTGCTCGAAGATCGTCGGCTCGTACAAGGACGACAACGCGATCATCATCGGCTCGGTGCTGCCGACGACGGGCGACGACCTCACGAGCGGCGTCCCGATCGAGAACGCGATCGCGCTCGCGATCCAGGACTTCAGCGGCAACGGGCACCTCCCGCCGCGGCCCGGCACGACCGCGCGCCGGCCGCTCGTCCTCGTCGGCTGCACCGACGCGAGCGACGACGACGTCGCGGTGCGCGCGGCGAAGCACCTCGCCGAGGGCCTCGAGGTCCCCGCCATCATCGGCGCCGCCTTCAGCGGGATCACGATCAAGGTCGCGACCGACGTGACGATCCCGGCCGGCACGCTCCTCATCTCCCCGTCGGCGACGAGCGTCGCGATCACGGGCCTGCAGGACGACGGGCTCGTCTGGCGGACCTCGCCCTCGGACGTCATCCAGGCGCAGGCCGACGTGAAGTTCTTCCCCTGGCTCGAGCAGCAGGTCCTCGCCGGCGCCACGCGCGACATCAAGGTCGCGATCGCGAACAAGGGCGACCCCTACGGGCGCGGGCTCGCGGAGTCGGTGAGCGAGTCGCTCGTCTTCAACGGCAAGGCCGCGCTCGCGCAGATCGGCTCGCCCCGCAACTTCGCGATGTTCGACTACGGCGACGCGACGCCCAAGTACACCGAGGCCGTCACCGGCATCGCGACGATGAGGCCCGACGTCGTGTTCCTCTTCGGCACGACCGAGACGTTGACCGAGCTGATGAAGGGGATCGAGAAGGAGTGGCCCACCGGCGTCGATGCGCCGCCGCGCCCGCGCTACATCCTCGCCGACGGCTCCCTCGTCTCCGAAGCGACCGCGATCGCGAACGGCAACCCCGATACGCCCGACTACTCGAACGGCAACCTGCGAAGGCGGATCGTCGGGACGATCCCCGGGACGAGCAACACGAATTTCCTGAAATTCCAGACCCTCTACAACGCGAAGGTCACGGACGGCACCTCCCCGTCGACCGGCGGCGCGGCGAACGCGTACGACGCGCTCTACAACATCGCGTTCTCGATCGTGGCCGCGGGCGACAAGCCGATCACGGGCAAGGTGATCGCCGAGGGCTTCGCCAAGCAGGTGATGAAGGGCGCGGGCAACCTCGACGTCGGGTTCACGAACATCAACACCGCGTTCCAGAAGCTGAGCGCGGGCCAGGGCTTCGACTTCAACGGCGCGTCGGGGCCGCTCGACTACGACCTCGAGACCGGCGAGGCGCCGTCGGACATCCAGTTCTGGTGCCTGCCGGAGGAGAACGGCATCGCCGGTGGCGGGCGCGCGTCGCCGCTCTTCTACAACGCGCAGACCGAGCAGATGCAGGGCACCTACGAGGCGATGACGCAGTTCTGCAACTTCTGA
- a CDS encoding serine/threonine protein kinase — protein MTAAPQSGAATTPAGYPTVGTVINGKYLVEKLIGEGGVGIVVAAQNVELGDRVALKFLRKEMLERSDVVGRFMFEAKAACSIKSENVATVFDVGRTPEGVPFLVMEFLEGRDLASIIAESGSLEVRDVAEWGMQTCEALAVAHAKGIVHRDIKPENLFVEVRNGMRSIKVLDFGISKVALTGNFLSSSIPLVKTQNMMGTPLYMSPEQVRSPEQVDPRTDIWSLGVVLYEALTGALPYVADTITELCAAILEQPTTPIVKYRNDLPPDLMRVIERCLEKDMEKRYQNVAEVALDLLPFAPKRARICAERAGEVLVAAGMAEPASVRFNSSFPSALSTGSLPAAASGAYLVAPPPASLPSGLYPTNAAITIAGDPLPDAPPKGGKTKVVAAAAAMVIGLVGIGFVLRTRAETPAPATPPAQAQAIPPPATPEKEPPVAVAEPVTPEPSASASAPLVPVPVRALPPKAKPKPAAVSSTVSSASPEKKADIIDIGY, from the coding sequence ATGACGGCTGCGCCGCAAAGCGGGGCAGCCACCACGCCGGCGGGTTATCCCACCGTCGGAACCGTCATCAATGGGAAATACCTCGTCGAGAAGCTGATCGGCGAAGGCGGCGTCGGCATCGTCGTCGCGGCGCAGAACGTGGAGCTCGGCGACCGCGTCGCGCTGAAGTTCCTGCGGAAAGAGATGCTCGAGCGGAGCGACGTCGTCGGCCGCTTCATGTTCGAGGCGAAGGCGGCCTGCTCGATCAAGAGCGAGAACGTCGCGACCGTGTTCGACGTCGGCCGCACCCCCGAGGGCGTGCCGTTCCTCGTCATGGAGTTCCTCGAAGGCCGCGACCTCGCGAGCATCATCGCGGAGAGCGGCTCGCTCGAGGTGCGCGACGTCGCGGAGTGGGGCATGCAGACGTGCGAGGCGCTCGCCGTCGCGCACGCGAAGGGCATCGTCCACCGCGACATCAAGCCGGAGAACCTCTTCGTCGAGGTCCGGAACGGCATGCGCTCGATCAAGGTTCTCGACTTCGGCATCTCGAAGGTCGCGCTGACCGGCAACTTCCTCTCGAGCAGCATCCCGCTCGTGAAGACGCAGAACATGATGGGCACGCCGCTCTACATGTCGCCGGAGCAGGTGCGCTCGCCGGAGCAGGTCGATCCGCGCACCGACATCTGGTCGCTCGGCGTCGTCCTCTACGAGGCGCTCACCGGCGCGCTGCCCTACGTCGCCGACACGATCACCGAGCTCTGCGCCGCGATCCTCGAGCAGCCGACGACGCCGATCGTGAAGTACCGGAACGACCTCCCTCCCGACCTGATGCGCGTCATCGAGCGCTGCCTCGAGAAGGACATGGAGAAGCGGTACCAGAACGTCGCGGAGGTCGCGCTCGATCTCCTGCCGTTCGCGCCGAAGCGCGCGCGCATCTGCGCCGAGCGCGCGGGCGAGGTGCTCGTCGCGGCGGGCATGGCGGAGCCCGCGTCGGTCCGCTTCAACAGCTCGTTCCCGTCGGCGCTCTCGACCGGCTCGCTCCCCGCCGCCGCGAGCGGCGCGTACCTCGTCGCCCCGCCACCCGCGAGCCTGCCGAGCGGCCTCTACCCCACCAACGCCGCGATCACGATCGCGGGCGACCCGCTCCCCGACGCGCCGCCGAAGGGAGGCAAGACGAAGGTCGTCGCCGCCGCGGCGGCGATGGTCATCGGACTGGTCGGGATAGGCTTCGTGCTCCGGACCCGCGCCGAGACGCCGGCGCCGGCGACGCCGCCAGCGCAAGCACAAGCGATCCCGCCGCCGGCGACGCCCGAGAAAGAGCCGCCCGTCGCGGTGGCCGAGCCGGTCACGCCGGAGCCGAGCGCGAGCGCGAGCGCGCCGCTGGTGCCGGTCCCGGTGCGCGCGCTCCCGCCAAAAGCGAAGCCGAAGCCCGCGGCGGTGTCCTCGACCGTATCGAGCGCCAGCCCGGAGAAGAAAGCGGATATCATCGACATCGGTTACTGA
- a CDS encoding metallophosphoesterase, protein MAVFAIGDVHGCVEELEELLGMLPLKDDSTVVMLGDYIDRGPFSRRVLETLMEWRQKFNFVTLSGNHEEMLREFLDGSNPQRVARFILNGGSSTLADFADEHGEWVVPKSHIAFLEELKLWHETDDHFFVHAGVPDIALKELDPVRDRDELLWIRRSFINSSRRWEKRIVHGHTPVNAVEVSAARINVDTACAYGGFLTAIELPSHRIYSVPRKTGLRPAFLRDKTSRRAAVRFLGAVPVTIHHAKRGDIKLETLNYSEIGMLLWSPEEADRATQLLEQGETVKGLVGDGWQVPFEARVVHSRKQSDGWQYGLAVELQG, encoded by the coding sequence ATGGCGGTGTTCGCGATCGGCGACGTCCACGGCTGCGTCGAGGAGCTCGAAGAGCTGCTCGGAATGCTGCCGCTCAAGGACGATTCGACCGTCGTCATGCTCGGCGACTACATCGATCGCGGGCCGTTCAGCAGGCGCGTCCTCGAGACGCTCATGGAGTGGCGGCAGAAGTTCAACTTCGTGACCCTCTCCGGCAACCACGAGGAGATGCTGCGGGAGTTCCTCGACGGATCGAACCCGCAGCGCGTCGCGCGCTTCATCCTCAACGGCGGATCCAGCACGCTCGCCGACTTCGCCGACGAGCACGGCGAGTGGGTCGTTCCGAAGTCGCACATCGCCTTCCTCGAAGAGCTGAAGCTGTGGCACGAGACCGACGACCACTTCTTCGTCCACGCCGGCGTCCCCGACATCGCGCTGAAGGAGCTCGATCCGGTGCGCGACCGCGACGAGCTCCTGTGGATCCGGCGCTCCTTCATCAACAGCAGCCGGAGGTGGGAGAAGCGCATCGTCCACGGCCACACGCCGGTGAACGCGGTGGAGGTCAGCGCCGCGCGCATCAACGTCGACACCGCCTGCGCGTACGGCGGCTTCCTCACCGCGATCGAGCTCCCGAGCCATCGCATCTACTCCGTGCCACGCAAGACCGGGCTCCGTCCGGCGTTCCTCCGCGACAAGACCTCGCGCCGCGCGGCGGTGCGTTTCCTCGGCGCGGTCCCCGTCACCATCCACCACGCCAAGCGCGGCGACATCAAGCTCGAGACGCTGAACTACTCCGAGATCGGCATGCTCCTGTGGTCGCCCGAGGAGGCCGACCGCGCGACCCAGCTCCTCGAACAGGGCGAGACCGTGAAGGGCCTCGTCGGCGACGGGTGGCAGGTGCCGTTCGAGGCTCGCGTCGTTCACTCGCGCAAGCAGAGTGACGGCTGGCAATACGGTCTCGCCGTCGAGCTGCAGGGCTGA
- a CDS encoding inositol monophosphatase, whose amino-acid sequence MTPDELARALGVVRAAAMEAAKLVSNGFRRHVAVEHKGAIDLVTEYDRASEALLRQRLTSELPYAFVGEEGGGDLENGVGFYVDPIDGTTNFVHGHPFWCISIGLVARGAPVLGLVLAPALGVEWSGWTAANGERSARRHTFASAFLPATESACAPSRTAAIAEAYLATGFPYDRRTSDDDNFAAFTTIKKKCLAIRRCGSAAMDVCLVADGTYDGYWERKVNPYDVAGGAAIARAAGCTVTDFTGGAAFLERGRIVVTNGALHGALVAELAHTG is encoded by the coding sequence ATGACGCCGGACGAGCTGGCGCGCGCGCTCGGCGTCGTGCGCGCGGCGGCGATGGAAGCAGCGAAGCTCGTGAGCAACGGGTTCCGGCGCCACGTCGCGGTCGAGCACAAAGGCGCGATCGACCTCGTGACCGAGTACGATCGCGCGAGCGAGGCGCTCCTCCGGCAGCGCCTGACGTCCGAGCTGCCGTATGCGTTCGTCGGCGAAGAAGGAGGCGGCGACCTCGAGAACGGCGTCGGCTTCTACGTCGACCCGATCGACGGGACGACCAACTTCGTGCACGGTCACCCCTTCTGGTGCATCTCGATCGGGCTCGTCGCGCGCGGCGCGCCGGTCCTCGGCCTCGTCCTTGCTCCGGCGCTCGGCGTCGAGTGGTCGGGCTGGACCGCGGCGAACGGCGAGCGCTCGGCGCGACGCCACACGTTCGCGAGCGCGTTCCTGCCCGCGACCGAGAGCGCCTGCGCCCCGAGCCGCACCGCCGCGATCGCCGAGGCCTACCTCGCGACCGGGTTCCCCTACGATCGCCGTACGAGCGACGACGACAACTTCGCCGCGTTCACGACGATCAAGAAGAAGTGCCTCGCGATCCGGCGCTGCGGATCGGCGGCGATGGACGTGTGCCTCGTCGCCGACGGTACGTACGACGGCTACTGGGAGCGCAAGGTGAACCCCTACGACGTGGCAGGTGGAGCTGCCATCGCGCGCGCGGCGGGCTGCACGGTCACGGATTTCACGGGCGGCGCCGCCTTCCTCGAGCGCGGCCGCATCGTCGTCACGAACGGCGCGCTGCACGGAGCGCTGGTCGCCGAGCTAGCCCACACCGGCTGA
- a CDS encoding UDP-N-acetylmuramate:L-alanyl-gamma-D-glutamyl-meso-diaminopimelate ligase produces the protein MKVHLVGVAGTGMGQLATLLKDAGHEVSGSDVAFDPPMGPALEAAGIRCLPGWKAENVAGDLDLVVVGNAIRRDNVEAVEAERRGIARTSMSAALRERFLTGKRPLVVAGTHGKTTTSAMCAWVLERAGLEPGFFIGGLPKNFDGGARLGGTKRKIVGASAMPAPFVVEGDEYDAVFWHKKPKFFDYVDAESVVIVTSVEHDHIDIYPSADVYEAQFRELVERVGPDGLVVCDARDAAARRIVSAHAKARTAFYALDGDDTGDVTPTWLAVLVPGDEGVTPFDLFLGGSYGGRFALEVPGAHNVRNALATLAACAEGFGVDIEKARATLTSFKGVRRRQDLIGRPNEIAIYDDFAHHPTAVDETLRALRARHPSGKLWAVFEPRSATACRNIHQIEYETAFRAADRVLFAPLGRANIPEAERLDVARIAAAIGEGATAAPSIDAIADTLVREAKPGDVVALLSNGAFGGLHERLLHALGAK, from the coding sequence ATGAAGGTCCACCTCGTCGGCGTCGCCGGCACCGGCATGGGACAGCTCGCGACCCTCCTCAAGGACGCGGGGCACGAGGTCAGCGGCTCGGACGTCGCGTTCGATCCGCCGATGGGCCCCGCGCTCGAGGCGGCGGGGATCCGCTGCCTCCCGGGATGGAAGGCGGAGAACGTCGCCGGCGACCTCGATCTCGTCGTCGTCGGCAACGCGATCCGGAGGGACAACGTCGAGGCGGTGGAGGCCGAGCGCCGCGGGATCGCGCGCACGAGCATGTCGGCCGCGCTCCGCGAGCGCTTCCTCACCGGCAAGCGGCCGCTCGTCGTCGCGGGGACGCACGGCAAGACGACGACGAGCGCGATGTGCGCGTGGGTCCTCGAGCGCGCGGGGCTCGAGCCCGGCTTCTTCATCGGCGGCCTCCCGAAGAACTTCGACGGCGGCGCCCGCCTCGGCGGCACGAAGCGCAAGATCGTCGGCGCGTCCGCGATGCCGGCCCCGTTCGTGGTCGAGGGCGACGAATACGACGCCGTGTTCTGGCACAAGAAGCCGAAGTTCTTCGACTACGTCGACGCCGAGAGCGTCGTCATCGTCACGAGCGTCGAGCACGATCACATCGACATCTATCCGTCGGCCGACGTCTACGAGGCACAGTTCCGCGAGCTCGTCGAGCGCGTCGGCCCCGACGGCCTCGTCGTCTGCGACGCGCGCGACGCCGCCGCGCGCCGGATCGTGAGCGCCCACGCGAAGGCGCGCACCGCTTTTTATGCGCTCGACGGCGACGACACCGGCGACGTCACGCCGACGTGGCTCGCCGTGCTCGTCCCGGGCGACGAGGGCGTCACGCCCTTCGACCTGTTCCTCGGCGGCTCCTACGGCGGCCGCTTCGCGCTCGAGGTCCCGGGCGCGCACAACGTCCGCAACGCGCTCGCGACGCTCGCCGCGTGCGCGGAGGGGTTCGGCGTCGACATCGAGAAGGCGCGCGCCACCCTCACCTCCTTCAAGGGCGTGCGCCGGCGGCAGGACCTCATCGGACGGCCGAACGAGATCGCGATCTACGACGACTTCGCGCACCACCCGACCGCGGTCGACGAGACGCTCCGCGCGCTGCGGGCTCGCCATCCGAGCGGCAAGCTCTGGGCCGTCTTCGAGCCGCGCAGCGCGACGGCGTGCCGGAACATCCATCAGATCGAGTACGAGACCGCGTTCCGCGCCGCCGATCGCGTGCTCTTCGCCCCGCTCGGGCGCGCGAACATCCCCGAAGCCGAGCGCCTCGACGTCGCGCGGATCGCCGCCGCGATCGGCGAAGGCGCGACCGCCGCGCCGAGCATCGACGCGATCGCGGACACGCTCGTGCGCGAGGCGAAGCCCGGCGACGTCGTCGCCCTCCTCTCGAACGGCGCCTTCGGCGGCCTCCACGAGCGCCTCCTCCACGCGCTCGGCGCGAAATGA
- the lat gene encoding L-lysine 6-transaminase — translation MFRRSEIQSAAVHDTLRRHILVDGYPLVVDLEKSRGSLVRDALTGKDLVDFYAFFASNPLGFNHPGLLDERTQERLRAVSTVKVANSDKYTTYFAEFVDTLERTCAPPELTKYFFVEGGALAVENALKTAFDWKVRKNIASGRGERGYDVLHLEHAFHGRSGYTMSLTNTDPNKVDYFPKFPWPRVPSPMIRFPLSRYEAEVEAREKATIAAMEAAFDERPHDIAAIIVEPIQSEGGDHHFRASFFKELRRLADENDALLIYDEVQTGVGATGKWWCYQHHGVTPDICVFAKKLQVGGIFVGDRIDEVGNNVFVKPGRINSTWGGGLVDMVRATRILEIIVDDDLLTNAATRGKELLTGLEKLSERHPIVTNARGQGLLCAIDLPSKETRDAAIKRCFADGMLVLACGKSSLRFRPTLNVTQEIIAEGLARLEAAITEIEKA, via the coding sequence ATGTTCCGCCGATCGGAGATCCAGAGCGCGGCCGTTCACGACACGCTGCGGCGTCACATCCTCGTCGACGGGTATCCGCTCGTCGTCGATCTCGAGAAGAGCCGCGGATCGCTCGTCCGAGATGCGCTGACGGGCAAGGACCTCGTCGACTTCTACGCGTTCTTCGCGTCGAACCCGCTCGGCTTCAACCACCCCGGGCTCCTCGACGAGCGGACGCAGGAGCGGCTCCGAGCCGTCTCTACCGTTAAAGTCGCGAACTCCGACAAATATACCACCTACTTCGCCGAGTTCGTCGACACGCTCGAGCGCACCTGCGCGCCGCCCGAGCTCACGAAGTACTTCTTCGTCGAGGGCGGCGCGCTCGCGGTCGAGAACGCGCTGAAGACGGCGTTCGACTGGAAGGTTCGCAAGAACATCGCGTCGGGCCGCGGCGAGCGAGGCTACGACGTGCTCCACCTCGAGCACGCGTTCCACGGGCGGTCCGGCTACACGATGAGCCTGACCAACACCGACCCGAACAAGGTGGACTACTTCCCGAAGTTCCCGTGGCCGCGCGTGCCGTCGCCGATGATCCGCTTCCCGCTCTCGAGGTACGAGGCGGAGGTCGAGGCGCGCGAGAAGGCGACGATCGCGGCGATGGAGGCGGCGTTCGACGAGCGGCCGCACGACATCGCGGCGATCATCGTCGAGCCGATCCAGAGCGAGGGCGGCGACCACCACTTCCGCGCCTCCTTCTTCAAGGAGCTGCGCCGCCTCGCCGACGAGAACGACGCGCTCCTCATCTACGACGAGGTGCAGACCGGCGTCGGCGCGACGGGCAAGTGGTGGTGTTACCAGCACCACGGCGTGACGCCGGACATCTGCGTCTTCGCGAAGAAGCTCCAGGTCGGCGGCATCTTCGTCGGCGACCGCATCGACGAGGTCGGCAACAACGTCTTCGTGAAGCCGGGCCGCATCAACTCGACCTGGGGCGGCGGCCTCGTCGACATGGTGCGCGCCACCCGCATCCTGGAGATCATCGTCGACGACGACCTCCTCACGAACGCGGCGACGCGCGGGAAGGAGCTCCTCACCGGGCTCGAGAAGCTCTCCGAGCGCCACCCGATCGTCACGAACGCGCGCGGGCAGGGGCTCCTCTGCGCGATCGATCTGCCGAGCAAGGAGACGCGCGACGCGGCGATCAAGCGCTGCTTCGCCGACGGCATGCTCGTCCTCGCCTGCGGCAAGAGCTCGCTCCGCTTCCGCCCGACGTTGAACGTCACGCAGGAGATCATCGCCGAGGGCCTCGCGCGCCTCGAGGCGGCGATCACGGAGATCGAGAAGGCGTAG
- a CDS encoding ABC transporter ATP-binding protein, with translation MIGELVGLGSRLAGKRDPRLARGLWLALGEAVAIAIPYALVVVFVRRALEGTLSHALLWQLTLGVLAALALRLLFARPAMVDIFSAAHSLMGHARIRMADRLRRLPMGFFSERRIGELAGVLTTDIALVEDIWSHLFGVFAASLVLPLVVGAGLCVVDWRLGLAVFFTMPIALVVLRVTSPIFTRHVGAVLDASADANARIVEYVQGIAVLRTFGRHGDGYERLRASMERLRDAMIRADVAPTPLLSVYTFTVEASLVLVALLGSWLMLGGTLTAPTLLVFLMVTGGLTRQLSDLGVAFLLLRAAERALERIDGLLAEPPLADPKRKKKVEVARHDIELDDVTFTYGGGGNVLEHVSLRFPERTLTALVGPSGAGKSTIAHLVARLWDVPAGSGAVRIGGVDVRDLSFEDLHRHIAMVFQDVVLFSGTVLENIRVGKPDASYEEVVAAAKAAHVHDFVADLPLAYDTPVGEGGSALSGGQRQRISIARAILKDAPVVLLDEATASVDATAEAEIQRAIDELVKHKTVVVIAHRLRTIRRAHRIVVLEAGKVVEEGTHAELVDRDGLYARLWAAQERARGWRLATQDASAIQDALGGPSATPSRSP, from the coding sequence GTGATCGGCGAGCTCGTCGGCCTCGGCTCGCGCCTCGCGGGCAAGCGCGATCCGCGCCTCGCGCGCGGGCTCTGGCTCGCGCTCGGAGAAGCGGTCGCGATCGCGATCCCGTACGCGCTCGTCGTCGTGTTCGTGCGCCGCGCGCTCGAGGGCACGCTCTCGCACGCCCTCCTCTGGCAGCTCACGCTCGGCGTCCTCGCCGCCCTCGCGCTCCGCCTCCTCTTCGCGCGCCCGGCGATGGTCGACATCTTCAGCGCCGCGCACTCGCTCATGGGACACGCGCGCATCCGGATGGCCGACCGGCTGCGGCGGCTGCCGATGGGCTTCTTCTCCGAGCGCCGCATCGGCGAGCTCGCCGGCGTGCTGACGACGGACATCGCGCTCGTCGAGGACATCTGGAGCCACCTCTTCGGCGTCTTCGCGGCGAGCCTCGTCTTGCCGCTCGTCGTCGGCGCCGGGCTCTGCGTCGTCGACTGGCGCCTCGGCCTCGCCGTGTTCTTCACGATGCCGATCGCCCTCGTCGTGCTCCGCGTGACGAGCCCGATCTTCACGCGCCACGTCGGCGCCGTGCTCGACGCCTCCGCCGACGCGAACGCGCGCATCGTCGAATACGTGCAAGGGATCGCGGTGCTCCGCACGTTCGGACGCCACGGCGACGGCTACGAGCGGCTCCGCGCCTCGATGGAACGCCTCCGCGACGCGATGATCCGCGCCGACGTCGCGCCGACGCCCCTCCTCTCCGTCTACACGTTCACGGTCGAGGCGAGCCTCGTGCTCGTGGCGCTCCTCGGCAGCTGGCTCATGCTCGGCGGCACGCTCACGGCGCCCACGCTCCTCGTCTTCCTCATGGTCACCGGCGGCCTCACGCGCCAGCTCTCCGACCTCGGCGTCGCGTTCCTCCTCCTCCGCGCGGCGGAGCGGGCGCTCGAGCGCATCGACGGCCTCCTCGCCGAGCCGCCGCTCGCGGATCCGAAGCGGAAGAAGAAAGTGGAGGTCGCGCGCCACGACATCGAGCTCGACGACGTCACGTTCACGTACGGCGGCGGCGGCAACGTGCTCGAGCACGTCTCGCTCCGCTTCCCCGAGCGCACGCTCACCGCGCTCGTCGGCCCCTCCGGCGCGGGAAAATCGACGATCGCGCACCTCGTCGCGCGGCTGTGGGACGTGCCCGCGGGATCGGGCGCGGTGCGCATCGGCGGCGTCGACGTGCGCGACCTCTCCTTCGAGGACCTGCATCGCCACATCGCGATGGTGTTCCAGGACGTCGTCCTCTTCTCCGGCACCGTCCTCGAGAACATCCGCGTCGGCAAGCCCGACGCGAGCTACGAGGAGGTCGTCGCCGCGGCGAAGGCGGCCCACGTCCACGACTTCGTCGCCGACCTCCCGCTCGCGTACGACACGCCGGTGGGCGAAGGCGGGAGCGCCCTCTCCGGGGGACAGCGGCAGCGCATCTCGATCGCGCGCGCGATCTTGAAGGACGCGCCGGTGGTGCTCCTCGACGAGGCGACCGCGTCGGTCGACGCGACGGCGGAGGCGGAGATCCAGCGCGCGATCGACGAGCTCGTGAAGCACAAGACCGTGGTCGTCATCGCGCACCGGCTCCGCACGATCCGGCGCGCGCACCGCATCGTCGTCCTCGAAGCGGGGAAGGTCGTCGAGGAGGGGACCCACGCCGAGCTCGTCGACCGCGACGGCCTGTACGCGCGGCTCTGGGCGGCGCAGGAGCGCGCGCGCGGCTGGCGGCTCGCTACCCAAGACGCGAGCGCTATCCAAGACGCGCTCGGAGGACCGAGCGCTACGCCTTCTCGATCTCCGTGA